The Maniola hyperantus chromosome 9, iAphHyp1.2, whole genome shotgun sequence genome includes a region encoding these proteins:
- the LOC117985441 gene encoding inositol oxygenase-like isoform X1, protein MKFRNPDNTITLMDPSLLLRPEQVYKDKPLECFRDYSVNDEDPIKERVRRTYYTMHSHMTVDFVKSKMEKWLKFNHFKSSVKDALVKLNELVDESDPDTDLPNIVHAFQTAERIREDYPEDDWFQLIGLIHDLGKVMAFYDEPQWCVVGDTFPVGCRWGQNIVYGDDSFRDNPDTYDDKYSTELGMYKEKCGIENLLMSWGHDEYLYRVLKHNNAKFPEQGLQMIRFHSFYPWHAGGDYSQFVTDEDEKIRQAVLKFNQYDLYTKSAGVPDIEALWPYYEGLIEKYIPGVLEW, encoded by the exons ATGAAGTTTAGAAATCCT GATAACACCATCACCTTGATGGACCCATCTCTTCTGTTGCGGCCGGAGCAAGTCTACAAGGACAAGCCGTTGGAGTGCTTCCGGGACTACTCTGTCAACGACGAGGACCCCATCAAAGAGAGAGTTCGCCGGACTTACTACACCATGCATTCACACATGACTGTCGACTTCGTTAAAA GCAAAATGGAGAAATGGCTGAAATTCAACCACTTCAAGTCGTCAGTAAAAGACGCGCTGGTCAAACTCAACGAGTTGGTCGACGAGTCGGACCCCGACACAGATCTGCCCAACATCGTCCACGCCTTCCAGACCGCTGAGCGGATCCGGGAAGACTACCCTGAGGATGACTGGTTCCAGCTCATTGGGCTTATCCACGATCTTGGAAAG GTAATGGCCTTCTACGACGAACCCCAATGGTGTGTGGTGGGCGACACCTTCCCCGTGGGTTGCAGATGGGGTCAGAACATTGTTTATGGAGACGACAGTTTCAGGGATAACCCTGACACTTACGATGACAAATACAG TACTGAATTGGGCATGTACAAGGAGAAATGTGGTATTGAAAATCTCCTAATGTCGTGGGGGCACGACGAATACCTATACAGGGTGCTCAAACATAACAACGCCAAGTTTCCCGAACAGGGATTGCAGATGATAAG GTTCCATTCGTTCTATCCGTGGCACGCAGGTGGCGACTACAGCCAGTTCGTCACCGATGAAGATGAAAAGATTAGGCAAGCCGTCCTAAAATTCAA CCAATACGATCTGTACACAAAAAGCGCCGGTGTACCTGACATAGAAGCTCTGTGGCCGTACTACGAAGGACTTATCGAGAAGTACATCCCTGGTGTCCTTGAATGGTGA
- the LOC117985441 gene encoding inositol oxygenase-like isoform X2, protein MKFRNPDNTITLMDPSLLLRPEQVYKDKPLECFRDYSVNDEDPIKERVRRTYYTMHSHMTVDFVKSKMEKWLKFNHFKSSVKDALVKLNELVDESDPDTDLPNIVHAFQTAERIREDYPEDDWFQLIGLIHDLGKVMAFYDEPQWCVVGDTFPVGCRWGQNIVYGDDSFRDNPDTYDDKYRFHSFYPWHAGGDYSQFVTDEDEKIRQAVLKFNQYDLYTKSAGVPDIEALWPYYEGLIEKYIPGVLEW, encoded by the exons ATGAAGTTTAGAAATCCT GATAACACCATCACCTTGATGGACCCATCTCTTCTGTTGCGGCCGGAGCAAGTCTACAAGGACAAGCCGTTGGAGTGCTTCCGGGACTACTCTGTCAACGACGAGGACCCCATCAAAGAGAGAGTTCGCCGGACTTACTACACCATGCATTCACACATGACTGTCGACTTCGTTAAAA GCAAAATGGAGAAATGGCTGAAATTCAACCACTTCAAGTCGTCAGTAAAAGACGCGCTGGTCAAACTCAACGAGTTGGTCGACGAGTCGGACCCCGACACAGATCTGCCCAACATCGTCCACGCCTTCCAGACCGCTGAGCGGATCCGGGAAGACTACCCTGAGGATGACTGGTTCCAGCTCATTGGGCTTATCCACGATCTTGGAAAG GTAATGGCCTTCTACGACGAACCCCAATGGTGTGTGGTGGGCGACACCTTCCCCGTGGGTTGCAGATGGGGTCAGAACATTGTTTATGGAGACGACAGTTTCAGGGATAACCCTGACACTTACGATGACAAATACAG GTTCCATTCGTTCTATCCGTGGCACGCAGGTGGCGACTACAGCCAGTTCGTCACCGATGAAGATGAAAAGATTAGGCAAGCCGTCCTAAAATTCAA CCAATACGATCTGTACACAAAAAGCGCCGGTGTACCTGACATAGAAGCTCTGTGGCCGTACTACGAAGGACTTATCGAGAAGTACATCCCTGGTGTCCTTGAATGGTGA